The segment AATCACGTCCCGATTCCGGCGGAAAATATTCATCCGATGCAGATGGATGCGATTGATCCGACGATCGCAGCCGATCGACACGAAGCAGAAGTCAAAAAATTCTTCAACTCAAAACCGGGAGAATTCCCTGCATTTGATGTGATTTTGCTTGGCATTGGCGATGATGCTCATACGGCTTCTCTGTTTCCGCATACTCAGGCGTTACAGGTCTGCGATCGCCTCATCACCGTGGGCAACAAAGACGGCAATCCTCGCATTACGTTCACAGTGCCGCTGATCAACGCAGCCCGCACCGTCATTTTCATGGTCGCAGGTTCAAACAAACACCACGCACTCACTCAGATTTTCGCCGATCAAGCTGATACGGATACTTATCCAGCGCGGCTGATTCAGCCTCAAGGAGAATTGTGGTGGTTATTGGATCAATCCACGAATTTCAGTAAAGAAAACTGAATATTGGAAGACTTGGGTTTACAATCGGCTTCATCGATTAGGAGTTGAATTGTATCAATGAGCAACCTGATTTCCTCAAACCGTCTGAAACTTGGACGCGCTTTATCCCTTGCTGCCGTCACTCTCACGGTTGGAATTCTGGCGGCTGCCTGCCAAGAATCCGCCCCGCCCACATCTCAAGGTCAAGGAGCAACGTCCGGAAATTCTACCCCTGCTAAAGGTCTCAAGATTGGTTCACTCCTACCTTCAACGGGGGATCTTGCGTCTGTCGGACAGCAAATGGTCGCTTCAGTGCCGATGCTGGTTGATACGGTCAATGCCTGTGGGGGTGTGAATGGTGAGCCGATGACGCTCGTGAGTGTCGATGATCAAACTGATCCCGCCGCAGGTGCAGAAGGGATGACCCGCCTTGCTGAGAAAGAGAGAGTTGCAGGCGTTGTCGGTTCGTTTGCCAGTAGTGTTTCGACTGCCGCTTTACCGATCGCGGTTCGTAATAAAGTCGTCTTGATTTCACCAGGAAGTACTAGCCCCGTCTTTACCCAAGCTGCTAAAGAAGGTAAATATCAAGGCTATTGGGCAAGAACGGCTCCCCCTGATACCTATCAAGCTCAGGCATTAGCAAGACTGGCGACCGAGCGCAAATTGGATACGGCAGGCACGATCGTGATTAATAACGATTATGGCGTTGGCTTTGAACAGGAGTTTGTTAAAGCGTTTGAATCGCAAGGCGGCAAAGTGCTGAACAAAGCAAGACCCACTCGCTATGATCCGAAAGCAACAACGGTTGAAACCGAAGCTGCTGCTGCCTTTGCCGGGAATCCGAAAGCTGTCGCCGCTGTTCTCTATGCGGATACAGGAAGCTTGATTGTCAAATCGGCGTATGAGCAGGGTAAACGATCGCAGTTTCTCTTGACGGATGGCGTTTATTCTCAAGATTTTGTGGATAAAGTTGGCAAAGGGCAAGACGGAAAATCGATTTTGACTGGGGCGTTAGGAACGGTTCCAGGGGCAAGTGGCAAGAGTTTAGATGCGTTTACAAAATTGTGGGAAGAGAAGCAGAAGCGCCCGTTAGTTGCGTATGCGGCTCATGCTTGGGATGCAGCAGCGATTCTAGCTTTAGCGGCACAGGCAGCGAAGTCGAATAGCGGTGAAGCGATGAAAGATAAACTCCGCGAAGTCACGAATGCCCCTGGAGAAGAAGTGACTGACGTTTGTAAAGGTCTGGCATTGCTGAAAGAGGGCAAAGATATCAATTACCAGGGTGCAAGTGGTGATGTCGATATCGATGCAGCAGGCGATGTGGTTGGCTCTTACGATGTTTGGACAGTCAAGGATGATGGTAAATTGGCAACGATCGGGAAAGTGAAACCGTAGTGTCAAGAGTGGGGAGTGGGGAGTGGGGAGTAGAGTGTGTATTTCCCCATCTCCCTATCTCCCCATCTCCCTGTAAGATCAGAGCAGTGTCGTTCTGAACCTTGAAATTATGACTGCTCAAGCATCTTCTTCAATTTATGATTTCTCAGCGAATAGCTTAGAAGGTCAGCCCGTTTCACTCAGCACGTTCAAAGATAAAGTATTGCTGATCGTGAATACTGCAAGTCAATGTGGATTTACACCACAGTATCAAGGCTTACAATCGATTTACAACAAGTTTGAGAATCAAGGATTTGCAGTTTTGGGATTTCCCTGTAATCAGTTCGGGCAACAAGAACCGGGAACCGCAAGTGAAATTCAATCCTTCTGTGAAACTCGCTTTGGCGTGACATTCCCCTTGTTTGAAAAAGTCGATGTCAATGGCAGCAATGCTCACCCGCTGTTTAAGTATTTGACCAAATCTGCACCGGGCATCTTTGGAACTGAAGGAATCAAGTGGAACTTCACGAAATTCTTAGTCGATCGCTCTGGTAAGGTCGTCAAGCGTTATCCGTCTACAACCAAACCAGAAGAAATCGAAAAAGATATTCAAGCGCTGCTCTAAGCGGGATCGTGTTCTAACTGACAGTAAGGGCGACTGTAGCTTAACGGTGGCTCCAGAGCGTGTTCAGCGAGTAAATCAGGATCGCTCATGACTTTCTCAGTCGAGCCATCATAAACGACTCGCCCTTGACTCAAAACGATCGTGCGCTTACACAGTTCCAACGCCAAATCTAAGCCATGCGTCGCAATTAACTGCGTCAGAGGCAAGCTATCGAGCAATTCGCACAGTTAGATCCGCGATCGCGGATCTAACTGTGCGGACGGTTCATCAAGCACCATAACATGAGTTATGGTGCTTGAAAATAAAGTGCCTGTCCGAACAAAAGAATCGCGATCATAATTCTGAGTGCCAGAATATTAAGTTCCTAAAAACTCGACTCCTGCGCCGATGAGCGATTTCGCAGCTTTGAGAATTGCTGCTTGAGACGACGAATCCCCAGAGGCAAAAATCCCCAGAGTGGGCAGAACGCAAATGGCACTGGAATTGCAGTAAAGCGAGTAATCGTACCATCTCGCTGCCCTGCCAAGAGCGAACCAGTACCATCCAAAGTAAGTCCTTCAATCTCTCCTGTTCCCAATGGGATAAGTGTTTGCTGCAAAACACCAGCCCCGTTAAATCGCTGTACAGAAGTAGCGGTTGATACTAAGACATCCCCTGTACTGTCAATAACGACATCAATAACTCCAGGTAAGCCTGAGACCAATGTTGATTGAAATACCCCGGCACTGTCGTATCGTGTGATTGAGTCAGATCCTCGGTTTGCAACAAGAACCTCTCCAGTCGCACTATTGATTGCTATTCCAAGTGGATTGCTTAGATTCGATGTGGTAAACGTGCCTAGGAAAGTTCCTGTGCTGCTGAATCTACCGATAGAAGGGGCAGAGTAACTTGAAACCAACACATTTCCACTGCTCTCGATCGCGATACCCCCAGGCTCATTGAATGGAGTACTTCCTAGTAGCACTCCACTACTGTTGTAACGCTGCAACTCATTAGCATTAAAGTTAGCAGCGAAAATTGTACCCGTGCTGTCTGCTGCAATTCCCCAAGGACCGTTCAAATTTGTTCCAAATTGGGACAGCAAGCCTCCGCTGCTGTTGTAGCGTCGAATCCAACCGCCATCATAACTTGTTGCAAGTATTTCACCAGTGCTTGTCAGTGCTAGATCACTGGTGGGCACTCCAGTGTTTGCAAAGAATACTCCAGTTGGATTGTAGGACAACGCCACTGCTGCTTTTGATGGGCTAAGGCTCAGCGTAGCTGTGAGAGCTACAGTGCCTAATCCAAGTCTGCATGACCTGAATGATGCTCGCTTTTTCGTGTTCGAGGATCGAATTATTCTACTCATTTGAATTGTCATCACAGAATCACCGACTTGAATCAATGGCTGCCCTATTCAAGCGGTTGTTGCGATTTTATTTCTTCCGCATTTTTTCGTGAAAAAATCGGATATGCACTTTCGTCGTAGCTATATTGGCGTAGCCTCAATATTCAGTCAGTGAGATGCAGTACTGGACTCAGCAAAAAGCTTTGCAGTCGAAATCGAAAAATCTAGCCAAAGGTCTTATTTAAGATCCTCTAGCTGGCAGTAAGGGCGACTATAGCTTAAAGGTGGCTCTAGTGCATGTTGAGCAAGCAGGTCAGGATCACTCATGACTTTCTCAGTTGAACCATCGTAAACCACTCGACCCTTACTGAGTACGATCGTGCGCTTACACAGCTCCAACGCCAAATCTAAATCATGCGTCGCAATCAACTGTGTCAGAGGCAAGCTATCGAGCAATTCGATCAGTTGTCTTCGCGATCGCGGATCTAACTGCGCTGACGGTTCATCTAACACGAGAACTTGCGGCTGCATCGCAAGCACACCCGCGATCGCAACTCGCTTTTTCTCTCCGCCTGATAAACCATTCGCGCTTCTCGATCCAAATAGCTCTGGATCAAGTCCCACACAGTTCATCGCGGTTGTTGCTCGATCGATTAATTCCTGCCCGTGAATCTCTTGATTTAGAGGTCCAAAGGTCACATCTTCCCAGACCGTTGGCATGAATAGCTGATCATCTGGATTCTGAAACACAATGCCAACAAAATTGCGAATCTGCTTAAGATACTGAGGCTCAACCGGAAGCTCACCCACAATGACCTGTCCCACTTGCGGTGTGATCAATCCATTAAAGTGCATTAAGAGCGTCGATTTGCCTGAACCATTTGCCCCCACAAGCGCAACTCGCTCAGTCGCACCAATTGAAATCGTAATTCCATTCAGTGCGCGATTGCCATCTGGATAGCAGTAGGAAAGGTTATAGATTTCAATCGGATTATGGTGCATGAAAAGTAATTGCTTGTCCGAACAAAAGAACCGAGATCATAATTGTGAGTGCTAGAATATCGCCCCTACCTCCGGACTGAGTTTCTGCCAGCGGAGGAAGACCTTGATATCCTCTCGCGAGCATCGCTTGATGGACTCGTTCTCCTCGCTCATAGGTGCGAATGAACAGCGAGCCAAACATATTGCCAACGATGATGCGTTGGCGCTTGGGATTTCCCATTAAATTGCGCGATCGTGCTGCTTTCTGCATCGAATGAAACTCATCGATCAGCACTGCAATATAGCGATACATGGATGCGAGAATTGCGACAAGCAACGGTGGCATTTTCAGTGCAGTTAATGCATGAAGCAATGCTGGAACCGAGGTCGTTAGAATTAAAGTATTCAATATCAGTAATGATAAGAACGCTTTAAGTGAGACACTCCCTAAAACGGTTAAGCCTTCAGTTGTAATTTGTATCCAACCCCATCGAAATAGGGTGTGCCCGCCGTCTCGAAACAAGGTTCCGAGCAGAACCACACCAATAAAAACAAATTCAACGGCAACGCGCCTGAATAAGACCCATAATCGAACACGACTCAAAAGCATAATCAGCCCGACTGCACCTGCATAAACTGCCCAAGTCAGCCAGCGACCATTGGGGGTAAGTGCGATCGCAAAGACTAAAAGTAAGGTGCACAGTAACCGCGACTTTGGAGTCAACCGATGCCAAAGCGTTTGATTTTTTTCAGCTTCCACAAGGTGCATTGCACCCAGGTGTAACAGGATCATTGAGATCTCCTAGACAAGTGTGGATCTCTGTTGAAAATAGTTAGAATCGCCCCCTAAGTTCCCAGAGTCAGGAATTTTAGGAGGCTAAAGGTCATGAGAACGCAGCAATTACTTCTCGCCTAGCGATCGCGAATCAAAACCTTCCCTGCACCCCATGCCAATCCAAAGGTCACTAATGTTCCAATCAATCCAGCCGCAGGAGTCGAAATTTGTTCTGGAACTCCTCGCAACTGATACTCTTCAAACATTTGATAAAACGGCAACTTATGCGCGATCGGCTCCTCTGCTGCCTTTTTCTCAAATCCTTGATCCTGAGCAACGCGATCGAGTCCATCCGGATCAGAACTAGCAAACGGCGACAAAAGCACTGCAACCAACAGCGCAACTCCCAATCCCGAAATCACAAACGCTCGATTTCGAGTCTGTGAAACTTGAGTCATACTACCCCCTAAATTACCGTGAAGAATAAGAACGATCCGGTTCCAAAGCTCCCAATCTTGGCGCTTTATAAATCAAATCTGGACGAGTCTTAAAAATATAGCTCACAGCAATCACCGTAATGATCGCTTCCCCGATTCCAATCATGACATGCCAAAATGTCATCGCTGATAATGCAACTGGTAACGGAACTGTTCCAGAAATTGCAAGCTGAACTGCACAGATGATTGCAGCCACAACCACACTTGTCCAACTCGCGATCGCGCTTCCGGTCAAAACCCCTTTCAAGGAATCTCTCCCCATCATGTAGCGAATGGTGCGGTAAAGGTAATACCCGCCAAATGTTCCAATCAACCCCATATTGAAGATATTTGCGCCGAGTGCAGTCACCCCGCCGTCTTGAAACAGAAACGCCTGTACGATAAACACGACCGACATCACGAGCGATCCCGCCCAAGGACCCAGTAATACACCCGCTAATGTTCCACCGAGCAAGTGTCCTGAAGTGCCGCCTGGAATCGGGAAATTAATCATCTGAGCTGCAAAAATAAAAGCAGCGCAAACGCCCATCAACGGCACAGCCCGCTCTTGATAATCTGATTGGACTTGTCTCAGGCTAATGGCGACGAGTGCAAGTGCACAGATCCAAGTAATTAACGTAACCGGTAGATTCAGAAAGCCATCTGGAACATGCAGGGCAAGCTGAGTCGAAACAAAAACCATATTTGCCTATCTCCAATACGACATTCTCGGATGAGAAGAAATGCTTAGGACAAACTTTGTGGAGGTCGGGGATGAACCCTCAGTAAAATTGACCCATCTGTGAGAATTCAATCCCCTCTAGGAGGATGACGGGCGGAATTTAAGCGAGACTTAAGAATTCAACAACTTTCTTGAATCTTCCTCTAGACAAAGTGCACGATCACGCGCTAAGATACGCGATTGTGAGTTTTGCAAGCCCTTTATGAACGCGCAAGAAATCATCCGCTCAATTGAAGCGGAACAAATAAAAGACAATCTCCCAACGATTTACATTGGGGATACGGTTCGCGTCGGCGTAATCATTCAAGAGGGCGATAAGGAACGGACGCAGCCGTATGAAGGCGTTGTGATCGCAAAAGGTAGTGCAGGTCTTACCCAGAGCATCACTGTACGTCGGGTTTTCCAAGGCGTAGGTGTGGAACGGGTCTTCCTGGTTCACTCCCCACGAATTGAAAGCATCAAAATCATGCGTCGGGCGAAAGTGCGTCGGGCTAAGTTGTACTATCTGCGCGATCGCGTTGGTAAGGCGACCCGCTTGAAGCAGCGTTTCGATCGTCCCTTGGTCTAGTAGTTAAAGTGCACTCGGTTTTTTTAGCTAGAATGCACAACACCTGGTAGACTAGATAAAGAACGCAATTCAGAGTCGTTCAGCATATGCGCTCTTAGTTCAGTTGGTAGAACGCAGGTCTCCAAAACCTGATGTCGGGGGTTCAAGTCCTCCAGGGCGCGCTGAATTACTCTGATTTTGCATGTAATAGGATTTTTTCGGTAGTGTGCCGCGATCGACAAAAATCATTATCATAAAAGTTCGGTCGAACAATGGAGCAGAGCAGTGGCAAAGAAAGGCGAGTCAGCTTTGGAGCAAAAATCAGGATTTAATCCGAACGAGTTCGCAAAAGAAACGAAGGAAGAACTCGACAAAGTTGTGTGGCCTAGCCGTCAGCAACTGATTGGAGAATCGCTTTCTGTGATTTTGATGGTCACGCTCTCTGCTAGCTTGATTTACTTTGTTGATCAGTTCTTTCATTGGGCACAAGTGAGAGTATTCGGATGACATTTACCTCAGACGAAACGCAGTACGACGATCGCTCCGAAGAAAACTTGGAGGCAGAGCTAGCCAAAGGTGCTCGATGGTATGCTGTCCAGGTCGCATCCGGCTGCGAAAAGCGCGTCAAAATGAATTTAGAGCAACGGATCGAGACGCTCGACGTTGTGAACCGGATTTTGGAAGTTCAAATTCCTGAAACGCCCATTCTCAAGCACCAAAAAGACGGACGAGCCAAGGAATCGGCTGAGAAAGTTTTCCCAGGCTATGTCCTCGTCAAAATGGTGATGGATGACGAAACGTGGCAGGTAATTAAGAACACCCCCAACGTGATTAACTTCGTCGGCGCGGAGCAAAAACGGCGCTACGGACGAGGCAGAGGTCACGTCAAACCAATGCCATTGGGGCATGGAGAAGTGGAACGCATCTTCAAACAGTCCCAAGAGCAGGAGCCTGTCAGAAAAATTGACATGGCGATGGGCGATAAGATTACGGTGCTTTCAGGTCCATTCAAAGACTTTGAAGGCGAAGTCATCGAACTCAGCCCTGAGCGGAACAAGCTCAAAGCACTTCTATCTATCTTTGGGCGTGAAACCCCGGTAGAACTAGAAGTGAACCAAGTGCAGAAAATTTAATCGGCTTTCAGAAAGTCAAGATCGATGGCAAAAAAAGTAACCGCAGTGATCAAGCTAGCGATCAACGCTGGCAAGGCGAATCCTGCACCCCCGATCGGACCTGCACTGGGTCAGCACGGGGTCAATATCATGATGTTCTGCAAGGAATACAATGCGAGAACTGCTGACCAAGCAGGGATGGTTGTACCTGTAGAAATCTCTGTTTACGAAGACCGTAGCTTCACGTTCATTCTCAAAACCCCTCCTGCCTCGAAGCTGATTGCAAAAGCAGCCGGAATCGAAACAGGCTCAGGCGAACCGAACAAAAAGAAAGTGGGCAAGATTACTCAAGCTCAACTCGAAGATATCGCGAAGACCAAAATGCCTGACCTCAATGCAAACGACATTGAAGCAGCTAAGAAAATCATCGCTGGAACCGCTCGTAACATGGGCGTAACCATCACCGACTAGTTCAATTTTTCGGGGGAGAGATTTTCTCGCCATTTACCCCAGGAGACACATGGTAAAGAAACTATCAAAGCGCACCAGAGAACTGCGTGCAAAGGTTCAAGACAAGGCTTATGCGCCGCTTGAAGCCTTGCAATTGCTCAAAGAAACAGCAACTGCGAAATTTCCTGAATCGGCTGAGGCGCACATTCGTCTCGGTATCGATCCCAAGTACACCGACCAACAGTTAAGAACCACCGTTGCACTGCCGAAAGGAACGGGTCAAGAAATCCGAGTCGCGGTCATTGCTCGTGGTGAAAAAGTAACGGAAGCAACGAACGCAGGCGCGGATATTGCAGGTTCTGAAGAACTGATCGATGAAATCCAGAAAGGACGGATGGACTTCGATCTGCTGATTGCAACTCCCGACGTGATGCCTCAAGTTGCAAAACTTGGTCGTGTGCTAGGTCCACGTGGTTTGATGCCTTCGCCGAAAGGTGGTACGGTGACCTTTGATCTGCCGCAAGCGATCGCTGAATTCAAAGCAGGTAAGCTTGAATTCCGGGCAGATCGGACTGGGATCGTCCACGTTCTATTTGGTAAAGCAGGTTTTTCCGCAGAAGATTTGTTGACGAACCTGAAAGCCCTGCAAGAAACGATCGATCGAAATCGTCCTGCTGGTGCAAAAGGACGCTATTGGCGTACAATGTATGTGTCGTCAACGATGGGTCCGTCCATTGAGGTCGATATCAACGCACTGCGTGACCTCAAGGTTGGAGATGCTGCTTAGACAAAAGTTTTTCAACTGAATATCCAAACCAAAGACAGCAGGTGGTTAAAGCCTTAATGTCCTGCCGAGGTTTGATTTTTCCAGACACTTTCGAGTGTTCTTTAGAAATCATGCGAACTCGGCTTTCTCTTAAAGTCGAGTTTTTTGTTTTTGGATATTCTCATTCGTCCCAAACCAGGAGGTGAGAAAGAGTGGGAAGAACGTTAGCAAACAAGAAAGAGATTGTTGCAGGTCTGAAAGAAACGCTCAGCGAATCACAGTTGATGTTCATCATTAACTACAGTGGTTTGACTGTTGCGGAGATTTCGGATTTACGGAATCGTTTGCGTCCGAAAGGTGCGATTTGTCAGGTGACAAAGAACACGTTTATGGAGAAAGCGACCGAAGGCGACGATCGCTGGCAAGCGGTGAGCGAATTACTGAAAGGTGATTCCGCGTTTGTGATGGTCAAAGACGACCTTGGTGGTGCGATCAAAGCATACCAAGAGTTCCAAAAGGCATCCAAAAAGACCGAGATGCGCGGCGGTGTGATGGATGGCAAAGTTCTCAAAGAAGCGGATCTTAAAGCGATCGCAGATCTACCTTCTAAGGAACAGCTCATTGCACAGATTGCTGGTGCTATCAACGGTGTCGCAACCAAGCTGGCAGTGGGTATCAACGAAGTACCGTCTGGTTTGGCAAGAGCGATCAAACAGGTGTCCGAAAAAGAAGCAGCGTAGTAATCTGCTTGGCAAATTTCAATTGATTTAGGAGTTAGTCCATGTCTGCTGTAACCGATGAAATTGTAGAGAAGTTGAAAGGTTTGACCCTGCTCGAAGCTTCTGAGCTGGTTAAACAAATCGAAGAAGTTTTTGGTGTAAGTGCTGCTGCTCCTGCAGGTGGCATGATGATGATGGCTCCGGGTGCTGGCGGCGGTGCTGCGGCTGAAGAAGTCGAAGAGAAGACCGAATTTGATGCAGTCTTGGAAGAAGTTCCTGCTGATAAGAAGATCGCCGTTCTCAAAGTTGTTCGCGGTATCACTGGCTTGGGTCTGAAGGAAGCAAAAGACCTCGTAGAAGCTGCGCCGAAAGCAATCAAAGAAGGTGTTGCTAAGGCTGAAGCTGAAGACATCAAGAAACAAATCGAAGAAGCTGGCGGTAAAGTGACGGTTAAATAGTCACTCGTTCGATTCTGATGATTTTGGGAGTCTCTTGCGAGAGGCTCCTTTTTTGTTGGTTGTGATTTCTTGTGGAGTGATTGGAAATCGATAGATGCAAAATGCTACTGCTTTGGAAGTTTGGATAGATATTTGTTTAAGAAGGCAGTGCTACATCTGAAGCGCTTTAATACTTCGGGTAAATCGCGTCGTCGGATTGCAATAAGAGTCCGAATCGCTTTTGTTTGTTCAGATTTGACCGTCATTTGACGAACTCGATCGAGACGTTTCTGGTAATCCTGTTTTGCGATTTCGTCGAGAGAAACATCATTTTGAAAATAGTTTTCTAGATAGTTCAGACCTTCGCTGATATCAGGCTGATTTTGGTTCAGATCGGCTTCAAAATCTGTCCAAAATGCAGCAGTTTCTCTGGTTTGGCTGGCCGCGATGCGATCGTAGGTAAATTGAGTGAGATATTTGTAAAACTTCTCGATATCGACTCCAAAAAAGCCAGTATCGACACGAGCATTGGCAAAAGCCGTGAAGATCAAGCCAAATGTAATTGCTTTGGTTACGAGATCTGCGTTGACGGTTGGTTTAGTGGGAATTGAATAGAGAAGCCAGAAAACGGTTGCAGGTAGAGCTAAATTCACCAAAATCCACCACCAAAATGCGATCGTGCTGAGTGGTTTGAAGAAGGGAAGAGATTGGCACTTATTCAGTAGTTTTTTGATGGAGATGGGGAGATTGATTAGTCCAGTCAGGAGCGCGATCGCGATGTACGGTTCCCAAGATTGCAGCCAATTCATCGGTTCAATGCCTCGGATGGACTGGCTGTGATAATCGGGTGCAGGAAGAAA is part of the Leptolyngbya boryana PCC 6306 genome and harbors:
- the cbiM gene encoding cobalt transporter CbiM, producing the protein MVFVSTQLALHVPDGFLNLPVTLITWICALALVAISLRQVQSDYQERAVPLMGVCAAFIFAAQMINFPIPGGTSGHLLGGTLAGVLLGPWAGSLVMSVVFIVQAFLFQDGGVTALGANIFNMGLIGTFGGYYLYRTIRYMMGRDSLKGVLTGSAIASWTSVVVAAIICAVQLAISGTVPLPVALSAMTFWHVMIGIGEAIITVIAVSYIFKTRPDLIYKAPRLGALEPDRSYSSR
- the cbiQ gene encoding cobalt ECF transporter T component CbiQ encodes the protein MILLHLGAMHLVEAEKNQTLWHRLTPKSRLLCTLLLVFAIALTPNGRWLTWAVYAGAVGLIMLLSRVRLWVLFRRVAVEFVFIGVVLLGTLFRDGGHTLFRWGWIQITTEGLTVLGSVSLKAFLSLLILNTLILTTSVPALLHALTALKMPPLLVAILASMYRYIAVLIDEFHSMQKAARSRNLMGNPKRQRIIVGNMFGSLFIRTYERGERVHQAMLARGYQGLPPLAETQSGGRGDILALTIMISVLLFGQAITFHAP
- a CDS encoding energy-coupling factor ABC transporter ATP-binding protein; translated protein: MHHNPIEIYNLSYCYPDGNRALNGITISIGATERVALVGANGSGKSTLLMHFNGLITPQVGQVIVGELPVEPQYLKQIRNFVGIVFQNPDDQLFMPTVWEDVTFGPLNQEIHGQELIDRATTAMNCVGLDPELFGSRSANGLSGGEKKRVAIAGVLAMQPQVLVLDEPSAQLDPRSRRQLIELLDSLPLTQLIATHDLDLALELCKRTIVLSKGRVVYDGSTEKVMSDPDLLAQHALEPPLSYSRPYCQLEDLK
- the rplS gene encoding 50S ribosomal protein L19, whose amino-acid sequence is MNAQEIIRSIEAEQIKDNLPTIYIGDTVRVGVIIQEGDKERTQPYEGVVIAKGSAGLTQSITVRRVFQGVGVERVFLVHSPRIESIKIMRRAKVRRAKLYYLRDRVGKATRLKQRFDRPLV
- the rplA gene encoding 50S ribosomal protein L1, which encodes MVKKLSKRTRELRAKVQDKAYAPLEALQLLKETATAKFPESAEAHIRLGIDPKYTDQQLRTTVALPKGTGQEIRVAVIARGEKVTEATNAGADIAGSEELIDEIQKGRMDFDLLIATPDVMPQVAKLGRVLGPRGLMPSPKGGTVTFDLPQAIAEFKAGKLEFRADRTGIVHVLFGKAGFSAEDLLTNLKALQETIDRNRPAGAKGRYWRTMYVSSTMGPSIEVDINALRDLKVGDAA
- the pgl gene encoding 6-phosphogluconolactonase, translated to MNPQIEVLSDVPALVDRALELVLEKLKSAIAERNIATIALAGGSTPKPLYEKLAQQDLPWEKLHVFWGDERYVPADHPDSNQRMARLAWLNHVPIPAENIHPMQMDAIDPTIAADRHEAEVKKFFNSKPGEFPAFDVILLGIGDDAHTASLFPHTQALQVCDRLITVGNKDGNPRITFTVPLINAARTVIFMVAGSNKHHALTQIFADQADTDTYPARLIQPQGELWWLLDQSTNFSKEN
- the nusG gene encoding transcription termination/antitermination protein NusG; amino-acid sequence: MTFTSDETQYDDRSEENLEAELAKGARWYAVQVASGCEKRVKMNLEQRIETLDVVNRILEVQIPETPILKHQKDGRAKESAEKVFPGYVLVKMVMDDETWQVIKNTPNVINFVGAEQKRRYGRGRGHVKPMPLGHGEVERIFKQSQEQEPVRKIDMAMGDKITVLSGPFKDFEGEVIELSPERNKLKALLSIFGRETPVELEVNQVQKI
- a CDS encoding NHL repeat-containing protein; its protein translation is MALSYNPTGVFFANTGVPTSDLALTSTGEILATSYDGGWIRRYNSSGGLLSQFGTNLNGPWGIAADSTGTIFAANFNANELQRYNSSGVLLGSTPFNEPGGIAIESSGNVLVSSYSAPSIGRFSSTGTFLGTFTTSNLSNPLGIAINSATGEVLVANRGSDSITRYDSAGVFQSTLVSGLPGVIDVVIDSTGDVLVSTATSVQRFNGAGVLQQTLIPLGTGEIEGLTLDGTGSLLAGQRDGTITRFTAIPVPFAFCPLWGFLPLGIRRLKQQFSKLRNRSSAQESSF
- a CDS encoding glutathione peroxidase, yielding MTAQASSSIYDFSANSLEGQPVSLSTFKDKVLLIVNTASQCGFTPQYQGLQSIYNKFENQGFAVLGFPCNQFGQQEPGTASEIQSFCETRFGVTFPLFEKVDVNGSNAHPLFKYLTKSAPGIFGTEGIKWNFTKFLVDRSGKVVKRYPSTTKPEEIEKDIQALL
- a CDS encoding PDGLE domain-containing protein, encoding MTQVSQTRNRAFVISGLGVALLVAVLLSPFASSDPDGLDRVAQDQGFEKKAAEEPIAHKLPFYQMFEEYQLRGVPEQISTPAAGLIGTLVTFGLAWGAGKVLIRDR
- the secE gene encoding preprotein translocase subunit SecE gives rise to the protein MAKKGESALEQKSGFNPNEFAKETKEELDKVVWPSRQQLIGESLSVILMVTLSASLIYFVDQFFHWAQVRVFG
- a CDS encoding ABC transporter substrate-binding protein; this translates as MSNLISSNRLKLGRALSLAAVTLTVGILAAACQESAPPTSQGQGATSGNSTPAKGLKIGSLLPSTGDLASVGQQMVASVPMLVDTVNACGGVNGEPMTLVSVDDQTDPAAGAEGMTRLAEKERVAGVVGSFASSVSTAALPIAVRNKVVLISPGSTSPVFTQAAKEGKYQGYWARTAPPDTYQAQALARLATERKLDTAGTIVINNDYGVGFEQEFVKAFESQGGKVLNKARPTRYDPKATTVETEAAAAFAGNPKAVAAVLYADTGSLIVKSAYEQGKRSQFLLTDGVYSQDFVDKVGKGQDGKSILTGALGTVPGASGKSLDAFTKLWEEKQKRPLVAYAAHAWDAAAILALAAQAAKSNSGEAMKDKLREVTNAPGEEVTDVCKGLALLKEGKDINYQGASGDVDIDAAGDVVGSYDVWTVKDDGKLATIGKVKP
- the rplJ gene encoding 50S ribosomal protein L10; the encoded protein is MGRTLANKKEIVAGLKETLSESQLMFIINYSGLTVAEISDLRNRLRPKGAICQVTKNTFMEKATEGDDRWQAVSELLKGDSAFVMVKDDLGGAIKAYQEFQKASKKTEMRGGVMDGKVLKEADLKAIADLPSKEQLIAQIAGAINGVATKLAVGINEVPSGLARAIKQVSEKEAA
- the rplK gene encoding 50S ribosomal protein L11 → MAKKVTAVIKLAINAGKANPAPPIGPALGQHGVNIMMFCKEYNARTADQAGMVVPVEISVYEDRSFTFILKTPPASKLIAKAAGIETGSGEPNKKKVGKITQAQLEDIAKTKMPDLNANDIEAAKKIIAGTARNMGVTITD
- the rplL gene encoding 50S ribosomal protein L7/L12; its protein translation is MSAVTDEIVEKLKGLTLLEASELVKQIEEVFGVSAAAPAGGMMMMAPGAGGGAAAEEVEEKTEFDAVLEEVPADKKIAVLKVVRGITGLGLKEAKDLVEAAPKAIKEGVAKAEAEDIKKQIEEAGGKVTVK